One region of Mugil cephalus isolate CIBA_MC_2020 chromosome 17, CIBA_Mcephalus_1.1, whole genome shotgun sequence genomic DNA includes:
- the bend3 gene encoding BEN domain-containing protein 3 isoform X3 codes for MVFVITAMNSCEHGEISGEAMLEKEHKHIQDVKEEREDFVICEPPQGDGGGSPAATGAGKRSSAEIDSDTDQSTSSKRARISTEMRRHLMDESSRHEPLCLSTAGEKKDCVQEKSRVSYRKPLFSISHRISEKRNTPSLEQQVSQCGVNQLNYSSIFSSKLQSPEQNGQVETCPPTDSAGQPSSTDSSLYPLIEKMFFILNTLNSSMTQLHSKVDLLTLEVMRIKKQIKPAEMVTEFQPPPEYLLTSDELNQLMEQTSGAGELGCRLLVHLFPELFKARECSHDCMASKRTLESLHLQLIRNYVEVCYPLVKNNNVWQEECLLQINDFFNRFWAQRDMESARLLRKQTITGAGIKAECPQTYRFINEQGQEEHISVDNQQSSLSVSDFAFNTQVTEELDEFSSPEDFVIFLMHRLFPEVFEEGKMPEGSSSFSSVGQLILDSDKMEIIRKYMEANFPDVPEDSWLQVCIQHMEDALDGPHSNGNGSDPDNINDEGYDLASLPEEVSIIKVPEEFILSREQLKNNYECSLSIGNFASRLLVLMFPELFTHENIRKQYNCSGSLGKKQLDPVRVNLIRHYVQLVYPRAKNDRVWMLEFVGKLDERCRRRDTEQRRSYLQQRKVYGQDSDQDFLCQLNQLNPDNTREDPDIPSLPPEKSSKDFCKIPLDELTVSKPDFPVPSVYLLTDTEVREIVQQSLSVGNFAARLLVRLFPELFTQENLRLQYNHSGACNKKQLDPVRLRLIRHYVEAVYPVDKMEEVWHYECVPSIDERCRRPNRKKCDILKKAKRSSTVS; via the exons ATGGTGTTTGTCATAACG GCTATGAATTCCTGTGAGCATGGGGAAATTTCAGGCGAAGCGATGCTTGAGAAAG AACACAAGCATATCCAGGACGTtaaagaagagagggaggactTTGTTATTTGTGAGCCACCTCAAGGAGATGGGGGAGGATCTCCTGCGGCTACCGGAGCTGGTAAACGGTCATCTGCAGAGATCGACTCTGATACAGACCAGTCCACGAGCAGCAAGAGAGCCAGAATCTCTACAGAG ATGAGGCGGCACCTGATGGATGAGAGCAGCAGACATGAGCCTCTTTGCCTCAGCACCGCTGGAGAGAAGAAGGATTGTGTCCAGGAGAAATCCAGAGTCTCCTACAGAAAGCCTCTCTTCAGCATCTCCCACAGGATCTCGGAGAAGAGGAACACACCAAGTCTGGAGCAGCAAGTCAGTCAATGTGGCGTGAATCAGCTCAACTACAGTAGCATCTTCTCATCCAAACTCCAAAGTCCAGAGCAAAACGGCCAAGTGGAGACTTGTCCCCCCACGGACAGCGCAGGACAACCTTCCTCAACAGACTCTAGCCTTTATCCGCTtattgaaaaaatgtttttcatccTCAATACCTTAAATTCCAGCATGACCCAACTCCACAGTAAAGTTGACTTGTTAACCCTTGAAGTCATGCGGATTAAGAAACAGATCAAACCAGCTGAGATGGTGACGGAGTTCCAGCCTCCACCTGAGTATCTGCTAACGAGTGACGAATTGAATCAACTGATGGAGCAGACATCTGGTGCTGGGGAGCTGGGATGTCGGCTGCTGGTGCATCTGTTCCCGGAGCTGTTCAAAGCTAGGGAGTGCTCTCACGACTGCATGGCGAGCAAGCGAACTCTGGAATCTCTCCACCTGCAGCTGATTCGCAACTATGTTGAGGTATGCTACCCGTTAGTCAAGAACAACAATGTGTGGCAAGAAGAATGCCTCCTTCAGATCAATGACTTCTTTAATCGCTTCTGGGCACAGAGAGACATGGAGAGTGCCCGCCTGCTCAGGAAGCAAACAATCACAGGTGCTGGTATAAAAGCTGAATGTCCTCAGACCTATCGCTTCATTAATGAGCAGGGTCAAGAGGAACACATCTCTGTAGATAACCAACAGAGCAgcctgtctgtgtcagactttGCATTCAATACACAAGTCACAGAGGAGTTGGATGAGTTCTCCTCCCCTGAAGACTTTGTAATTTTTCTTATGCACCGTCTCTTCCCTGAGGTTTTTGAAGAGGGTAAAATGCCAGAAGGTTCCAGCAGTTTTAGTAGTGTGGGACAGCTGATTTTGGACTCTGACAAGATGGAAATAATAAGAAAGTACATGGAGGCAAACTTTCCTGACGTGCCCGAGGACAGCTGGCTTCAGGTGTGCATTCAGCACATGGAAGATGCACTTGATGGTCCTCATAGTAATGGCAATGGAAGTGATCCTGACAACATCAACGACGAGGGCTATGACCTGGCTAGCCTTCCTGAAGAGGTTTCTATTATTAAGGTTCCAGAG GAGTTCATCTTGTCCAGGGAACAGCTCAAGAACAACTATGAATGTAGCTTGTCCATTGGAAACTTTGCCTCTCGGCTGCTGGTGCTTATGTTCCCTGAGCTCTTTACCCATGAGAACATTAGAAAGCAGTACAACTGCAGTGGTTCCCTTGGGAAAAAGCAGCTTGACCCTGTTCGTGTCAACCTGATCCGTCACTATGTGCAGTTAGTCTACCCTCGAGCCAAAAACGACCGAGTTTGGATGTTAGAATTTGTGGGCAAACTTGATGAGAGGTGCAGGAGGCGTGACACGGAGCAAAGGAGATCTTATCTGCAGCAACGCAAAGTGTATGGACAAGATTCAGACCAGGACTTCCTTTGCCAGCTAAACCAGCTGAATCCGGATAACACTAGAGAGGATCCAGATATCCCCTCTTTACCTCCTGAGAAAAGTAGCAAAGACTTCTGCAAAATTCCCCTCGACGAACTGACTGTATCCAAACCTGATTTCCCAGTACCTTCTGTCTACCTGCTCACAGACACTGAGGTACGGGAAATCGTCCAGCAGAGCCTCTCTGTTGGTAACTTTGCTGCCCGCCTATTGGTGCGCCTCTTCCCGGAGCTCTTCACCCAGGAGAACCTGCGGCTGCAGTACAACCATTCAGGCGCCTGCAATAAGAAGCAGCTCGACCCCGTGCGACTGAGACTGATCCGTCACTATGTGGAAGCAGTGTATCCTGTGGATAAGATGGAGGAGGTGTGGCACTATGAATGTGTGCCAAGCATTGACGAGCGCTGCCGGCGTCCCAATCGCAAGAAATGTGACATTCTTAAAAAGGCCAAGAGGTCAAGCACTGTGTCCTAG
- the bend3 gene encoding BEN domain-containing protein 3 isoform X1, translating into MVFVITAMNSCEHGEISGEAMLEKEHKHIQDVKEEREDFVICEPPQGDGGGSPAATGAGKRSSAEIDSDTDQSTSSKRARISTEMRRHLMDESSRHEPLCLSTAGEKKDCVQEKSRVSYRKPLFSISHRISEKRNTPSLEQQVSQCGVNQLNYSSIFSSKLQSPEQNGQVETCPPTDSAGQPSSTDSSLYPLIEKMFFILNTLNSSMTQLHSKVDLLTLEVMRIKKQIKPAEMVTEFQPPPEYLLTSDELNQLMEQTSGAGELGCRLLVHLFPELFKARECSHDCMASKRTLESLHLQLIRNYVEVCYPLVKNNNVWQEECLLQINDFFNRFWAQRDMESARLLRKQTITGAGIKAECPQTYRFINEQGQEEHISVDNQQSSLSVSDFAFNTQVTEELDEFSSPEDFVIFLMHRLFPEVFEEGKMPEGSSSFSSVGQLILDSDKMEIIRKYMEANFPDVPEDSWLQVCIQHMEDALDGPHSNGNGSDPDNINDEGYDLASLPEEVSIIKVPEVSEYERPSRKSKKSLLTPVDFDNLEIPLPDFTVPQEFILSREQLKNNYECSLSIGNFASRLLVLMFPELFTHENIRKQYNCSGSLGKKQLDPVRVNLIRHYVQLVYPRAKNDRVWMLEFVGKLDERCRRRDTEQRRSYLQQRKVYGQDSDQDFLCQLNQLNPDNTREDPDIPSLPPEKSSKDFCKIPLDELTVSKPDFPVPSVYLLTDTEVREIVQQSLSVGNFAARLLVRLFPELFTQENLRLQYNHSGACNKKQLDPVRLRLIRHYVEAVYPVDKMEEVWHYECVPSIDERCRRPNRKKCDILKKAKRSSTVS; encoded by the exons ATGGTGTTTGTCATAACG GCTATGAATTCCTGTGAGCATGGGGAAATTTCAGGCGAAGCGATGCTTGAGAAAG AACACAAGCATATCCAGGACGTtaaagaagagagggaggactTTGTTATTTGTGAGCCACCTCAAGGAGATGGGGGAGGATCTCCTGCGGCTACCGGAGCTGGTAAACGGTCATCTGCAGAGATCGACTCTGATACAGACCAGTCCACGAGCAGCAAGAGAGCCAGAATCTCTACAGAG ATGAGGCGGCACCTGATGGATGAGAGCAGCAGACATGAGCCTCTTTGCCTCAGCACCGCTGGAGAGAAGAAGGATTGTGTCCAGGAGAAATCCAGAGTCTCCTACAGAAAGCCTCTCTTCAGCATCTCCCACAGGATCTCGGAGAAGAGGAACACACCAAGTCTGGAGCAGCAAGTCAGTCAATGTGGCGTGAATCAGCTCAACTACAGTAGCATCTTCTCATCCAAACTCCAAAGTCCAGAGCAAAACGGCCAAGTGGAGACTTGTCCCCCCACGGACAGCGCAGGACAACCTTCCTCAACAGACTCTAGCCTTTATCCGCTtattgaaaaaatgtttttcatccTCAATACCTTAAATTCCAGCATGACCCAACTCCACAGTAAAGTTGACTTGTTAACCCTTGAAGTCATGCGGATTAAGAAACAGATCAAACCAGCTGAGATGGTGACGGAGTTCCAGCCTCCACCTGAGTATCTGCTAACGAGTGACGAATTGAATCAACTGATGGAGCAGACATCTGGTGCTGGGGAGCTGGGATGTCGGCTGCTGGTGCATCTGTTCCCGGAGCTGTTCAAAGCTAGGGAGTGCTCTCACGACTGCATGGCGAGCAAGCGAACTCTGGAATCTCTCCACCTGCAGCTGATTCGCAACTATGTTGAGGTATGCTACCCGTTAGTCAAGAACAACAATGTGTGGCAAGAAGAATGCCTCCTTCAGATCAATGACTTCTTTAATCGCTTCTGGGCACAGAGAGACATGGAGAGTGCCCGCCTGCTCAGGAAGCAAACAATCACAGGTGCTGGTATAAAAGCTGAATGTCCTCAGACCTATCGCTTCATTAATGAGCAGGGTCAAGAGGAACACATCTCTGTAGATAACCAACAGAGCAgcctgtctgtgtcagactttGCATTCAATACACAAGTCACAGAGGAGTTGGATGAGTTCTCCTCCCCTGAAGACTTTGTAATTTTTCTTATGCACCGTCTCTTCCCTGAGGTTTTTGAAGAGGGTAAAATGCCAGAAGGTTCCAGCAGTTTTAGTAGTGTGGGACAGCTGATTTTGGACTCTGACAAGATGGAAATAATAAGAAAGTACATGGAGGCAAACTTTCCTGACGTGCCCGAGGACAGCTGGCTTCAGGTGTGCATTCAGCACATGGAAGATGCACTTGATGGTCCTCATAGTAATGGCAATGGAAGTGATCCTGACAACATCAACGACGAGGGCTATGACCTGGCTAGCCTTCCTGAAGAGGTTTCTATTATTAAGGTTCCAGAGGTGAGTGAATATGAAAGGCCTAGTCGCAAGTCCAAAAAGTCATTGCTTACTCCTGTGGATTTTGACAATCTAGAAATTCCTCTTCCTGACTTCACTGTTCCCCAGGAGTTCATCTTGTCCAGGGAACAGCTCAAGAACAACTATGAATGTAGCTTGTCCATTGGAAACTTTGCCTCTCGGCTGCTGGTGCTTATGTTCCCTGAGCTCTTTACCCATGAGAACATTAGAAAGCAGTACAACTGCAGTGGTTCCCTTGGGAAAAAGCAGCTTGACCCTGTTCGTGTCAACCTGATCCGTCACTATGTGCAGTTAGTCTACCCTCGAGCCAAAAACGACCGAGTTTGGATGTTAGAATTTGTGGGCAAACTTGATGAGAGGTGCAGGAGGCGTGACACGGAGCAAAGGAGATCTTATCTGCAGCAACGCAAAGTGTATGGACAAGATTCAGACCAGGACTTCCTTTGCCAGCTAAACCAGCTGAATCCGGATAACACTAGAGAGGATCCAGATATCCCCTCTTTACCTCCTGAGAAAAGTAGCAAAGACTTCTGCAAAATTCCCCTCGACGAACTGACTGTATCCAAACCTGATTTCCCAGTACCTTCTGTCTACCTGCTCACAGACACTGAGGTACGGGAAATCGTCCAGCAGAGCCTCTCTGTTGGTAACTTTGCTGCCCGCCTATTGGTGCGCCTCTTCCCGGAGCTCTTCACCCAGGAGAACCTGCGGCTGCAGTACAACCATTCAGGCGCCTGCAATAAGAAGCAGCTCGACCCCGTGCGACTGAGACTGATCCGTCACTATGTGGAAGCAGTGTATCCTGTGGATAAGATGGAGGAGGTGTGGCACTATGAATGTGTGCCAAGCATTGACGAGCGCTGCCGGCGTCCCAATCGCAAGAAATGTGACATTCTTAAAAAGGCCAAGAGGTCAAGCACTGTGTCCTAG
- the bend3 gene encoding BEN domain-containing protein 3 isoform X2, whose protein sequence is MNSCEHGEISGEAMLEKEHKHIQDVKEEREDFVICEPPQGDGGGSPAATGAGKRSSAEIDSDTDQSTSSKRARISTEMRRHLMDESSRHEPLCLSTAGEKKDCVQEKSRVSYRKPLFSISHRISEKRNTPSLEQQVSQCGVNQLNYSSIFSSKLQSPEQNGQVETCPPTDSAGQPSSTDSSLYPLIEKMFFILNTLNSSMTQLHSKVDLLTLEVMRIKKQIKPAEMVTEFQPPPEYLLTSDELNQLMEQTSGAGELGCRLLVHLFPELFKARECSHDCMASKRTLESLHLQLIRNYVEVCYPLVKNNNVWQEECLLQINDFFNRFWAQRDMESARLLRKQTITGAGIKAECPQTYRFINEQGQEEHISVDNQQSSLSVSDFAFNTQVTEELDEFSSPEDFVIFLMHRLFPEVFEEGKMPEGSSSFSSVGQLILDSDKMEIIRKYMEANFPDVPEDSWLQVCIQHMEDALDGPHSNGNGSDPDNINDEGYDLASLPEEVSIIKVPEVSEYERPSRKSKKSLLTPVDFDNLEIPLPDFTVPQEFILSREQLKNNYECSLSIGNFASRLLVLMFPELFTHENIRKQYNCSGSLGKKQLDPVRVNLIRHYVQLVYPRAKNDRVWMLEFVGKLDERCRRRDTEQRRSYLQQRKVYGQDSDQDFLCQLNQLNPDNTREDPDIPSLPPEKSSKDFCKIPLDELTVSKPDFPVPSVYLLTDTEVREIVQQSLSVGNFAARLLVRLFPELFTQENLRLQYNHSGACNKKQLDPVRLRLIRHYVEAVYPVDKMEEVWHYECVPSIDERCRRPNRKKCDILKKAKRSSTVS, encoded by the exons ATGAATTCCTGTGAGCATGGGGAAATTTCAGGCGAAGCGATGCTTGAGAAAG AACACAAGCATATCCAGGACGTtaaagaagagagggaggactTTGTTATTTGTGAGCCACCTCAAGGAGATGGGGGAGGATCTCCTGCGGCTACCGGAGCTGGTAAACGGTCATCTGCAGAGATCGACTCTGATACAGACCAGTCCACGAGCAGCAAGAGAGCCAGAATCTCTACAGAG ATGAGGCGGCACCTGATGGATGAGAGCAGCAGACATGAGCCTCTTTGCCTCAGCACCGCTGGAGAGAAGAAGGATTGTGTCCAGGAGAAATCCAGAGTCTCCTACAGAAAGCCTCTCTTCAGCATCTCCCACAGGATCTCGGAGAAGAGGAACACACCAAGTCTGGAGCAGCAAGTCAGTCAATGTGGCGTGAATCAGCTCAACTACAGTAGCATCTTCTCATCCAAACTCCAAAGTCCAGAGCAAAACGGCCAAGTGGAGACTTGTCCCCCCACGGACAGCGCAGGACAACCTTCCTCAACAGACTCTAGCCTTTATCCGCTtattgaaaaaatgtttttcatccTCAATACCTTAAATTCCAGCATGACCCAACTCCACAGTAAAGTTGACTTGTTAACCCTTGAAGTCATGCGGATTAAGAAACAGATCAAACCAGCTGAGATGGTGACGGAGTTCCAGCCTCCACCTGAGTATCTGCTAACGAGTGACGAATTGAATCAACTGATGGAGCAGACATCTGGTGCTGGGGAGCTGGGATGTCGGCTGCTGGTGCATCTGTTCCCGGAGCTGTTCAAAGCTAGGGAGTGCTCTCACGACTGCATGGCGAGCAAGCGAACTCTGGAATCTCTCCACCTGCAGCTGATTCGCAACTATGTTGAGGTATGCTACCCGTTAGTCAAGAACAACAATGTGTGGCAAGAAGAATGCCTCCTTCAGATCAATGACTTCTTTAATCGCTTCTGGGCACAGAGAGACATGGAGAGTGCCCGCCTGCTCAGGAAGCAAACAATCACAGGTGCTGGTATAAAAGCTGAATGTCCTCAGACCTATCGCTTCATTAATGAGCAGGGTCAAGAGGAACACATCTCTGTAGATAACCAACAGAGCAgcctgtctgtgtcagactttGCATTCAATACACAAGTCACAGAGGAGTTGGATGAGTTCTCCTCCCCTGAAGACTTTGTAATTTTTCTTATGCACCGTCTCTTCCCTGAGGTTTTTGAAGAGGGTAAAATGCCAGAAGGTTCCAGCAGTTTTAGTAGTGTGGGACAGCTGATTTTGGACTCTGACAAGATGGAAATAATAAGAAAGTACATGGAGGCAAACTTTCCTGACGTGCCCGAGGACAGCTGGCTTCAGGTGTGCATTCAGCACATGGAAGATGCACTTGATGGTCCTCATAGTAATGGCAATGGAAGTGATCCTGACAACATCAACGACGAGGGCTATGACCTGGCTAGCCTTCCTGAAGAGGTTTCTATTATTAAGGTTCCAGAGGTGAGTGAATATGAAAGGCCTAGTCGCAAGTCCAAAAAGTCATTGCTTACTCCTGTGGATTTTGACAATCTAGAAATTCCTCTTCCTGACTTCACTGTTCCCCAGGAGTTCATCTTGTCCAGGGAACAGCTCAAGAACAACTATGAATGTAGCTTGTCCATTGGAAACTTTGCCTCTCGGCTGCTGGTGCTTATGTTCCCTGAGCTCTTTACCCATGAGAACATTAGAAAGCAGTACAACTGCAGTGGTTCCCTTGGGAAAAAGCAGCTTGACCCTGTTCGTGTCAACCTGATCCGTCACTATGTGCAGTTAGTCTACCCTCGAGCCAAAAACGACCGAGTTTGGATGTTAGAATTTGTGGGCAAACTTGATGAGAGGTGCAGGAGGCGTGACACGGAGCAAAGGAGATCTTATCTGCAGCAACGCAAAGTGTATGGACAAGATTCAGACCAGGACTTCCTTTGCCAGCTAAACCAGCTGAATCCGGATAACACTAGAGAGGATCCAGATATCCCCTCTTTACCTCCTGAGAAAAGTAGCAAAGACTTCTGCAAAATTCCCCTCGACGAACTGACTGTATCCAAACCTGATTTCCCAGTACCTTCTGTCTACCTGCTCACAGACACTGAGGTACGGGAAATCGTCCAGCAGAGCCTCTCTGTTGGTAACTTTGCTGCCCGCCTATTGGTGCGCCTCTTCCCGGAGCTCTTCACCCAGGAGAACCTGCGGCTGCAGTACAACCATTCAGGCGCCTGCAATAAGAAGCAGCTCGACCCCGTGCGACTGAGACTGATCCGTCACTATGTGGAAGCAGTGTATCCTGTGGATAAGATGGAGGAGGTGTGGCACTATGAATGTGTGCCAAGCATTGACGAGCGCTGCCGGCGTCCCAATCGCAAGAAATGTGACATTCTTAAAAAGGCCAAGAGGTCAAGCACTGTGTCCTAG